One genomic window of Solea solea chromosome 12, fSolSol10.1, whole genome shotgun sequence includes the following:
- the tango6 gene encoding transport and Golgi organization protein 6 homolog isoform X1, which produces MTSAAVTALNTLTRPLNETRVCDVQASHQDTLLAVLCANRALLLEQLQGDRGLEEVRRLREEVMAVAQWFSSDTEDATWGFVQECLLLLLALTRHLSVEVEVFNQSQTRGNKHTAEGAPPLPPDVLSVSQQKTLGAALQFVVSLGLCPYLAPGVGVPLGCRSAFAATVEKLVHGGSGSAEATRRLLTTTSVLLQLAELSSLATLVFTQHLGDLMAALCQLGYQPHRATDEVTHKQQPQKQNLTADERQTCRNALGHLLGRVYQPIVIKELLVLQGGPRQCVAGGGLGGSSSSSSSSSRSAPAWLRRLCGQLLSERLMQPNGVHAVVRAVLGGGTGGESDWRKCDSVARILVACPQQSASVDSYYGQVCPRILDLLHHKDKLTAQQFQRVATRAALFMVQEKPSFAQQYLLAPLLAPLHRCSTASGEGVRSAAVDECELTRCVEDTYKICVVGNSPSAPLLKALEEVLPVVFTLFCFTKQNVSHLRAPCQDILLWYLSCTESSAALSALKQLSGLQRRRNKAAAHCHFTPGSEGGAKFDATDGISAAATDDDEEEALFEKLSEEQWRLECLMSLLSELTASDLPGDFFLHLLQELTSWKAAAQDAKEDERDLDVSAMTLLEVEQQLLSRGKRQGRRLVLLQVLAVMVESVQHSVLLRKPTQVVDFIVSLVQRACVALDQDHDLSLENPVESQTLSMGMGLVATLLSGPPLCAGEYTCMSRLLPPLETLAEKHPEVVIQELASNLRAVIATHGAYRPENATAAATRTPGRPETRDGVKQQKMQTEGEKSRTSPRSTTTDVKSPLSSTSTKPFSDWMLEACDPDVPTRTFALRVLTQMVQNKNPEAVHVQEKVVTLFLENLEHDDSFVYLSAIQGLVALADSFPEKILQRLLRDFQHSPSLPTSEPQRSLETRLKVGEVLMRASRAMGELAPHLGRPLVGVFLQGTRDVDQSVRASSLSNLGELCQKLDYAVGPLAPELSSCLTALIKTEKEAEVRRAAVHVITLLLRGLSNKTTQVLCDVLSDLYRALKWVVRSDPDDIAVLHAQLALQELDDVMRTFIFPEQKLQKKIVVLP; this is translated from the exons atgacttCCGCTGCCGTAACCGCTTTAAACACTCTGACGAGACCCCTGAACG agacgcgtgtgtgtgatgttcagGCCTCGCACCAGGACACTCTGCTGGCTGTGCTGTGTGCGAACAGAGCTCTTCTCCTGGAGCAGCTGCAGGGGGACAGGGGcttggaggaggtgaggaggctCAGGGAGGAGGTGATggcagtggctcagtggttttCCAGTGACACGGAGGATGCCACGTGGGGGTTTGTCCAGGAgtgtctcctgctgctcctcgcCTTGACCCGACACCTTTCTGTTGAAGTGGAAGTCTTTAATCAGAGCCAGACTCggggaaacaaacacacggCTGAGGGGGCCCCACCTTTACCCCCTGACGTTCTCAGCGTCAGCCAGCAGAAGACGCTCGGAGCTGCTCTTCAGTTTGTCGTCTCTCTGGGACTCTGCCCTTACTTGGCTCCTGGAGTGGGCGTGCCTCTGGGCTGCAGGTCAGCGTTCGCAGCCACGGTGGAAAAACTGGTCCACGGTGGCTCTGGATCTGCAGAGGCCACGCGCCGTCTCCTCACCACCACCAGTGTCCTGCTGCAGTTGGCAGAGCTGTCGTCTCTCGCCACCTTGGTGTTCACGCAGCATCTGGGGGATTTGATGGCGGCGCTCTGCCAGCTCGGCTACCAGCCGCACCGCGCCACAGACGaggtgacacacaaacaacaaccacag aAGCAGAATCTCACGGCTGATGAACGTCAAACCTGCAGGAACGCTCTCGGACACCTGCTTGGAAGAGTCTACCAGCCAATCGTCAtcaaggagctgctggtcctgcAAGGTGGACCCAGACAG TGTGTTGCAGGGGGAGGCCTCGGTgggtccagcagcagcagcagcagcagcagcagatcagctCCAGCGTGGCTGAGGCGTCTGTGTGGTCAGCTGCTGTCTGAGCGTCTGATGCAACCAAACGGTGTCCATGCTGTGGTCAGGGCCGTACTGGGAGGAGGAACTG GGGGCGAGTCTGACTGGAGAAAGTGTGACAGTGTGGCCAGGATCCTGGTGGCTTGCCCTCAACAGTCTGCCTCAGTGGACAGTTACTATGGACAAGTGTGTCCTCgg ATCCTCGACCTCCTGCACCACAAAGACAAACTCACTGCCCAGCAGTTTCAGCGGGTGGCCACCAGGGCGGCGCTGTTCATGGTGCAGGAGAAGCCCAGCTTTGCACAGCAGTACCTCCTCGCCCCCCTGCTCGCACCTCTCCACCGCTGCAGCACCGCCTCAG GTGAAGGTGTACGCTCTGCTGCTGTGGACGAGTGTGAGCTGACGCGCTGTGTGGAGGACACGTACAAG aTCTGTGTGGTTGGAAACAGTCCATCAGCTCCTCTTCTCAAAGCTCTGGAGGAAGTTCTCCCTGTTGTCTTCACACTCTTCTGTTTCACCAAGCAGAACGTCTCGCACCTACG cgccccctgtcaAGACATTTTGTTGTGGTACCTGAGCTGTACGGAGTCGTCTGCCGCACTGTCGGCACTGAAGCAGCTCTCTGGTCTGCAGCGGCGGCGGAACAAGGCCGCCGCCCACTGCCACTTCACTCCAGGCAGTGAGGGAGGAGCCAAGTTTGACGCCACAGACGGAATCAG tgctgctgccactgatgatgatgaggaggaggctcTGTTTGAGAAGCTGTCTGAGGAGCAGTGGAGGCTGGAgtgtctcatgtctctgctGAGTGAGCTCACAGCTTCTGATCTGCCCGGAGACTTCTTCTTACACCTGctgcag GAGCTGACCAGCTGGAAAGCTGCAGCACAAGATGCCAAGGAGGACGAGCGTGACCTGGACGTGTCGGCCATGACGCTCCTGgaagtggagcagcagctgctgagtcGCGGCAAGAGGCAGGGCCGGCGGCTGGTGTTACTGCAGGTGCTCGCTGTGATGGTGGAGTCTGTGCAGCACAGTGTGCTcctgagaaaacccacgcag GTTGTGGATTTTATCGTGTCTCTGGTTCAGAGAGCCTGTGTGGCTCTGGATCAGGACCATGACCTGAGTCTAGAGAACCCAGTGGAGAGCCAGACCCTGAGCATGGGGATGGGCCTGGTGGCCACTCTGCTGTCTGGACCTCCG CTCTGTGCAGGGGAGTACACCTGTATGTCGAGGTTGCTGCCACCACTGGAGACGCTGGCTGAGAAACACCCTGAGGTCGTCATCCAGGAGCTGGCGTCCAACCTCAGAGCTGTCATCGCGACTCACGGCGCTTACAGGCCTGAAAACGCCACCGCTGCTGCCACCCGGACCCCCGGGAGACCCGAGACCAGGGACGGcgtgaagcagcagaagatgcAAACCGAGGGAGAGAAGTCAAGGACGAGTCCACGGTCAACCACCACAGACGTTAAATCacctctgtcctccacctcGACCAAACCCTTTTCTGATTGGATGTTAGAGGCATGTGACCCAGACGTACCGACCAGAACGTTCGCCCTGAGGGTCCTGACCCAGATGgtgcaaaataaaaacccagAAGCTGTTCACGTCCAGGAGAAAGTGGTCACG CTCTTCTTAGAAAACCTGGAGCACGACGACTCCTTCGTTTACCTCTCAGCCATCCAGG GGCTGGTGGCGCTCGCTGATTCCTTCCCTGAGAAGATCCTGCAAAGGCTCCTGAGAGACTTTCAGCACAGTCCATCTCTGCCAACGTCTGAGCCGCAGCGATCGCTGGAAACACGCCTGAAAGTGGGTGAAGTCCTGATGAGGGCGAGCAGGGCCATGG GAGAACTTGCGCCACACCTCGGCCGCCCACTAGTGGGCGTTTTCCTGCAGGGAACCAGGGATGTGGACCAAAGTGTGCGTGCCAGCAGTCTGTCCAACCTCGGGGAGCTCTGTCAGAAACTGGACTACGCTGTGGGTCCACTGGCTCCAGAG ctGAGCTCTTGTCTGACTGCTCTGATAAAGACAGAGAAGGAGGCAGAGGTGAGGAGAGCTGCTGTCCATGTCATCACTCTGCTGCTGCGAGGCCTCAGCAACAAAACCacccag gtgCTGTGCGACGTTCTCTCTGACCTGTACCGGGCTCTGAAGTGGGTGGTGCGCTCCGACCCGGACGACATCGCGGTGCTTCACGCTCAGTTGGCTCTGCAGGAGCTCGACGACGTCATGAGGACGTTCATCTTCCCCGAACAGAAGCTGCAGAAGAAGATCGTCGTCCTGCCGTAG
- the tango6 gene encoding transport and Golgi organization protein 6 homolog isoform X4, producing the protein MTSAAVTALNTLTRPLNETRVCDVQASHQDTLLAVLCANRALLLEQLQGDRGLEEVRRLREEVMAVAQWFSSDTEDATWGFVQECLLLLLALTRHLSVEVEVFNQSQTRGNKHTAEGAPPLPPDVLSVSQQKTLGAALQFVVSLGLCPYLAPGVGVPLGCRSAFAATVEKLVHGGSGSAEATRRLLTTTSVLLQLAELSSLATLVFTQHLGDLMAALCQLGYQPHRATDEKQNLTADERQTCRNALGHLLGRVYQPIVIKELLVLQGGPRQCVAGGGLGGSSSSSSSSSRSAPAWLRRLCGQLLSERLMQPNGVHAVVRAVLGGGTGGESDWRKCDSVARILVACPQQSASVDSYYGQVCPRILDLLHHKDKLTAQQFQRVATRAALFMVQEKPSFAQQYLLAPLLAPLHRCSTASGEGVRSAAVDECELTRCVEDTYKICVVGNSPSAPLLKALEEVLPVVFTLFCFTKQNVSHLRAPCQDILLWYLSCTESSAALSALKQLSGLQRRRNKAAAHCHFTPGSEGGAKFDATDGISAAATDDDEEEALFEKLSEEQWRLECLMSLLSELTASDLPGDFFLHLLQELTSWKAAAQDAKEDERDLDVSAMTLLEVEQQLLSRGKRQGRRLVLLQVLAVMVESVQHSVLLRKPTQVVDFIVSLVQRACVALDQDHDLSLENPVESQTLSMGMGLVATLLSGPPLCAGEYTCMSRLLPPLETLAEKHPEVVIQELASNLRAVIATHGAYRPENATAAATRTPGRPETRDGVKQQKMQTEGEKSRTSPRSTTTDVKSPLSSTSTKPFSDWMLEACDPDVPTRTFALRVLTQMVQNKNPEAVHVQEKVVTLFLENLEHDDSFVYLSAIQGLVALADSFPEKILQRLLRDFQHSPSLPTSEPQRSLETRLKVGEVLMRASRAMGELAPHLGRPLVGVFLQGTRDVDQSVRASSLSNLGELCQKLDYAVGPLAPELSSCLTALIKTEKEAEVRRAAVHVITLLLRGLSNKTTQVLCDVLSDLYRALKWVVRSDPDDIAVLHAQLALQELDDVMRTFIFPEQKLQKKIVVLP; encoded by the exons atgacttCCGCTGCCGTAACCGCTTTAAACACTCTGACGAGACCCCTGAACG agacgcgtgtgtgtgatgttcagGCCTCGCACCAGGACACTCTGCTGGCTGTGCTGTGTGCGAACAGAGCTCTTCTCCTGGAGCAGCTGCAGGGGGACAGGGGcttggaggaggtgaggaggctCAGGGAGGAGGTGATggcagtggctcagtggttttCCAGTGACACGGAGGATGCCACGTGGGGGTTTGTCCAGGAgtgtctcctgctgctcctcgcCTTGACCCGACACCTTTCTGTTGAAGTGGAAGTCTTTAATCAGAGCCAGACTCggggaaacaaacacacggCTGAGGGGGCCCCACCTTTACCCCCTGACGTTCTCAGCGTCAGCCAGCAGAAGACGCTCGGAGCTGCTCTTCAGTTTGTCGTCTCTCTGGGACTCTGCCCTTACTTGGCTCCTGGAGTGGGCGTGCCTCTGGGCTGCAGGTCAGCGTTCGCAGCCACGGTGGAAAAACTGGTCCACGGTGGCTCTGGATCTGCAGAGGCCACGCGCCGTCTCCTCACCACCACCAGTGTCCTGCTGCAGTTGGCAGAGCTGTCGTCTCTCGCCACCTTGGTGTTCACGCAGCATCTGGGGGATTTGATGGCGGCGCTCTGCCAGCTCGGCTACCAGCCGCACCGCGCCACAGACGag aAGCAGAATCTCACGGCTGATGAACGTCAAACCTGCAGGAACGCTCTCGGACACCTGCTTGGAAGAGTCTACCAGCCAATCGTCAtcaaggagctgctggtcctgcAAGGTGGACCCAGACAG TGTGTTGCAGGGGGAGGCCTCGGTgggtccagcagcagcagcagcagcagcagcagatcagctCCAGCGTGGCTGAGGCGTCTGTGTGGTCAGCTGCTGTCTGAGCGTCTGATGCAACCAAACGGTGTCCATGCTGTGGTCAGGGCCGTACTGGGAGGAGGAACTG GGGGCGAGTCTGACTGGAGAAAGTGTGACAGTGTGGCCAGGATCCTGGTGGCTTGCCCTCAACAGTCTGCCTCAGTGGACAGTTACTATGGACAAGTGTGTCCTCgg ATCCTCGACCTCCTGCACCACAAAGACAAACTCACTGCCCAGCAGTTTCAGCGGGTGGCCACCAGGGCGGCGCTGTTCATGGTGCAGGAGAAGCCCAGCTTTGCACAGCAGTACCTCCTCGCCCCCCTGCTCGCACCTCTCCACCGCTGCAGCACCGCCTCAG GTGAAGGTGTACGCTCTGCTGCTGTGGACGAGTGTGAGCTGACGCGCTGTGTGGAGGACACGTACAAG aTCTGTGTGGTTGGAAACAGTCCATCAGCTCCTCTTCTCAAAGCTCTGGAGGAAGTTCTCCCTGTTGTCTTCACACTCTTCTGTTTCACCAAGCAGAACGTCTCGCACCTACG cgccccctgtcaAGACATTTTGTTGTGGTACCTGAGCTGTACGGAGTCGTCTGCCGCACTGTCGGCACTGAAGCAGCTCTCTGGTCTGCAGCGGCGGCGGAACAAGGCCGCCGCCCACTGCCACTTCACTCCAGGCAGTGAGGGAGGAGCCAAGTTTGACGCCACAGACGGAATCAG tgctgctgccactgatgatgatgaggaggaggctcTGTTTGAGAAGCTGTCTGAGGAGCAGTGGAGGCTGGAgtgtctcatgtctctgctGAGTGAGCTCACAGCTTCTGATCTGCCCGGAGACTTCTTCTTACACCTGctgcag GAGCTGACCAGCTGGAAAGCTGCAGCACAAGATGCCAAGGAGGACGAGCGTGACCTGGACGTGTCGGCCATGACGCTCCTGgaagtggagcagcagctgctgagtcGCGGCAAGAGGCAGGGCCGGCGGCTGGTGTTACTGCAGGTGCTCGCTGTGATGGTGGAGTCTGTGCAGCACAGTGTGCTcctgagaaaacccacgcag GTTGTGGATTTTATCGTGTCTCTGGTTCAGAGAGCCTGTGTGGCTCTGGATCAGGACCATGACCTGAGTCTAGAGAACCCAGTGGAGAGCCAGACCCTGAGCATGGGGATGGGCCTGGTGGCCACTCTGCTGTCTGGACCTCCG CTCTGTGCAGGGGAGTACACCTGTATGTCGAGGTTGCTGCCACCACTGGAGACGCTGGCTGAGAAACACCCTGAGGTCGTCATCCAGGAGCTGGCGTCCAACCTCAGAGCTGTCATCGCGACTCACGGCGCTTACAGGCCTGAAAACGCCACCGCTGCTGCCACCCGGACCCCCGGGAGACCCGAGACCAGGGACGGcgtgaagcagcagaagatgcAAACCGAGGGAGAGAAGTCAAGGACGAGTCCACGGTCAACCACCACAGACGTTAAATCacctctgtcctccacctcGACCAAACCCTTTTCTGATTGGATGTTAGAGGCATGTGACCCAGACGTACCGACCAGAACGTTCGCCCTGAGGGTCCTGACCCAGATGgtgcaaaataaaaacccagAAGCTGTTCACGTCCAGGAGAAAGTGGTCACG CTCTTCTTAGAAAACCTGGAGCACGACGACTCCTTCGTTTACCTCTCAGCCATCCAGG GGCTGGTGGCGCTCGCTGATTCCTTCCCTGAGAAGATCCTGCAAAGGCTCCTGAGAGACTTTCAGCACAGTCCATCTCTGCCAACGTCTGAGCCGCAGCGATCGCTGGAAACACGCCTGAAAGTGGGTGAAGTCCTGATGAGGGCGAGCAGGGCCATGG GAGAACTTGCGCCACACCTCGGCCGCCCACTAGTGGGCGTTTTCCTGCAGGGAACCAGGGATGTGGACCAAAGTGTGCGTGCCAGCAGTCTGTCCAACCTCGGGGAGCTCTGTCAGAAACTGGACTACGCTGTGGGTCCACTGGCTCCAGAG ctGAGCTCTTGTCTGACTGCTCTGATAAAGACAGAGAAGGAGGCAGAGGTGAGGAGAGCTGCTGTCCATGTCATCACTCTGCTGCTGCGAGGCCTCAGCAACAAAACCacccag gtgCTGTGCGACGTTCTCTCTGACCTGTACCGGGCTCTGAAGTGGGTGGTGCGCTCCGACCCGGACGACATCGCGGTGCTTCACGCTCAGTTGGCTCTGCAGGAGCTCGACGACGTCATGAGGACGTTCATCTTCCCCGAACAGAAGCTGCAGAAGAAGATCGTCGTCCTGCCGTAG
- the tango6 gene encoding transport and Golgi organization protein 6 homolog isoform X5: MTSAAVTALNTLTRPLNETRVCDVQASHQDTLLAVLCANRALLLEQLQGDRGLEEVRRLREEVMAVAQWFSSDTEDATWGFVQECLLLLLALTRHLSVEVEVFNQSQTRGNKHTAEGAPPLPPDVLSVSQQKTLGAALQFVVSLGLCPYLAPGVGVPLGCRSAFAATVEKLVHGGSGSAEATRRLLTTTSVLLQLAELSSLATLVFTQHLGDLMAALCQLGYQPHRATDEQNLTADERQTCRNALGHLLGRVYQPIVIKELLVLQGGPRQCVAGGGLGGSSSSSSSSSRSAPAWLRRLCGQLLSERLMQPNGVHAVVRAVLGGGTGGESDWRKCDSVARILVACPQQSASVDSYYGQVCPRILDLLHHKDKLTAQQFQRVATRAALFMVQEKPSFAQQYLLAPLLAPLHRCSTASGEGVRSAAVDECELTRCVEDTYKICVVGNSPSAPLLKALEEVLPVVFTLFCFTKQNVSHLRAPCQDILLWYLSCTESSAALSALKQLSGLQRRRNKAAAHCHFTPGSEGGAKFDATDGISAAATDDDEEEALFEKLSEEQWRLECLMSLLSELTASDLPGDFFLHLLQELTSWKAAAQDAKEDERDLDVSAMTLLEVEQQLLSRGKRQGRRLVLLQVLAVMVESVQHSVLLRKPTQVVDFIVSLVQRACVALDQDHDLSLENPVESQTLSMGMGLVATLLSGPPLCAGEYTCMSRLLPPLETLAEKHPEVVIQELASNLRAVIATHGAYRPENATAAATRTPGRPETRDGVKQQKMQTEGEKSRTSPRSTTTDVKSPLSSTSTKPFSDWMLEACDPDVPTRTFALRVLTQMVQNKNPEAVHVQEKVVTLFLENLEHDDSFVYLSAIQGLVALADSFPEKILQRLLRDFQHSPSLPTSEPQRSLETRLKVGEVLMRASRAMGELAPHLGRPLVGVFLQGTRDVDQSVRASSLSNLGELCQKLDYAVGPLAPELSSCLTALIKTEKEAEVRRAAVHVITLLLRGLSNKTTQVLCDVLSDLYRALKWVVRSDPDDIAVLHAQLALQELDDVMRTFIFPEQKLQKKIVVLP, translated from the exons atgacttCCGCTGCCGTAACCGCTTTAAACACTCTGACGAGACCCCTGAACG agacgcgtgtgtgtgatgttcagGCCTCGCACCAGGACACTCTGCTGGCTGTGCTGTGTGCGAACAGAGCTCTTCTCCTGGAGCAGCTGCAGGGGGACAGGGGcttggaggaggtgaggaggctCAGGGAGGAGGTGATggcagtggctcagtggttttCCAGTGACACGGAGGATGCCACGTGGGGGTTTGTCCAGGAgtgtctcctgctgctcctcgcCTTGACCCGACACCTTTCTGTTGAAGTGGAAGTCTTTAATCAGAGCCAGACTCggggaaacaaacacacggCTGAGGGGGCCCCACCTTTACCCCCTGACGTTCTCAGCGTCAGCCAGCAGAAGACGCTCGGAGCTGCTCTTCAGTTTGTCGTCTCTCTGGGACTCTGCCCTTACTTGGCTCCTGGAGTGGGCGTGCCTCTGGGCTGCAGGTCAGCGTTCGCAGCCACGGTGGAAAAACTGGTCCACGGTGGCTCTGGATCTGCAGAGGCCACGCGCCGTCTCCTCACCACCACCAGTGTCCTGCTGCAGTTGGCAGAGCTGTCGTCTCTCGCCACCTTGGTGTTCACGCAGCATCTGGGGGATTTGATGGCGGCGCTCTGCCAGCTCGGCTACCAGCCGCACCGCGCCACAGACGag CAGAATCTCACGGCTGATGAACGTCAAACCTGCAGGAACGCTCTCGGACACCTGCTTGGAAGAGTCTACCAGCCAATCGTCAtcaaggagctgctggtcctgcAAGGTGGACCCAGACAG TGTGTTGCAGGGGGAGGCCTCGGTgggtccagcagcagcagcagcagcagcagcagatcagctCCAGCGTGGCTGAGGCGTCTGTGTGGTCAGCTGCTGTCTGAGCGTCTGATGCAACCAAACGGTGTCCATGCTGTGGTCAGGGCCGTACTGGGAGGAGGAACTG GGGGCGAGTCTGACTGGAGAAAGTGTGACAGTGTGGCCAGGATCCTGGTGGCTTGCCCTCAACAGTCTGCCTCAGTGGACAGTTACTATGGACAAGTGTGTCCTCgg ATCCTCGACCTCCTGCACCACAAAGACAAACTCACTGCCCAGCAGTTTCAGCGGGTGGCCACCAGGGCGGCGCTGTTCATGGTGCAGGAGAAGCCCAGCTTTGCACAGCAGTACCTCCTCGCCCCCCTGCTCGCACCTCTCCACCGCTGCAGCACCGCCTCAG GTGAAGGTGTACGCTCTGCTGCTGTGGACGAGTGTGAGCTGACGCGCTGTGTGGAGGACACGTACAAG aTCTGTGTGGTTGGAAACAGTCCATCAGCTCCTCTTCTCAAAGCTCTGGAGGAAGTTCTCCCTGTTGTCTTCACACTCTTCTGTTTCACCAAGCAGAACGTCTCGCACCTACG cgccccctgtcaAGACATTTTGTTGTGGTACCTGAGCTGTACGGAGTCGTCTGCCGCACTGTCGGCACTGAAGCAGCTCTCTGGTCTGCAGCGGCGGCGGAACAAGGCCGCCGCCCACTGCCACTTCACTCCAGGCAGTGAGGGAGGAGCCAAGTTTGACGCCACAGACGGAATCAG tgctgctgccactgatgatgatgaggaggaggctcTGTTTGAGAAGCTGTCTGAGGAGCAGTGGAGGCTGGAgtgtctcatgtctctgctGAGTGAGCTCACAGCTTCTGATCTGCCCGGAGACTTCTTCTTACACCTGctgcag GAGCTGACCAGCTGGAAAGCTGCAGCACAAGATGCCAAGGAGGACGAGCGTGACCTGGACGTGTCGGCCATGACGCTCCTGgaagtggagcagcagctgctgagtcGCGGCAAGAGGCAGGGCCGGCGGCTGGTGTTACTGCAGGTGCTCGCTGTGATGGTGGAGTCTGTGCAGCACAGTGTGCTcctgagaaaacccacgcag GTTGTGGATTTTATCGTGTCTCTGGTTCAGAGAGCCTGTGTGGCTCTGGATCAGGACCATGACCTGAGTCTAGAGAACCCAGTGGAGAGCCAGACCCTGAGCATGGGGATGGGCCTGGTGGCCACTCTGCTGTCTGGACCTCCG CTCTGTGCAGGGGAGTACACCTGTATGTCGAGGTTGCTGCCACCACTGGAGACGCTGGCTGAGAAACACCCTGAGGTCGTCATCCAGGAGCTGGCGTCCAACCTCAGAGCTGTCATCGCGACTCACGGCGCTTACAGGCCTGAAAACGCCACCGCTGCTGCCACCCGGACCCCCGGGAGACCCGAGACCAGGGACGGcgtgaagcagcagaagatgcAAACCGAGGGAGAGAAGTCAAGGACGAGTCCACGGTCAACCACCACAGACGTTAAATCacctctgtcctccacctcGACCAAACCCTTTTCTGATTGGATGTTAGAGGCATGTGACCCAGACGTACCGACCAGAACGTTCGCCCTGAGGGTCCTGACCCAGATGgtgcaaaataaaaacccagAAGCTGTTCACGTCCAGGAGAAAGTGGTCACG CTCTTCTTAGAAAACCTGGAGCACGACGACTCCTTCGTTTACCTCTCAGCCATCCAGG GGCTGGTGGCGCTCGCTGATTCCTTCCCTGAGAAGATCCTGCAAAGGCTCCTGAGAGACTTTCAGCACAGTCCATCTCTGCCAACGTCTGAGCCGCAGCGATCGCTGGAAACACGCCTGAAAGTGGGTGAAGTCCTGATGAGGGCGAGCAGGGCCATGG GAGAACTTGCGCCACACCTCGGCCGCCCACTAGTGGGCGTTTTCCTGCAGGGAACCAGGGATGTGGACCAAAGTGTGCGTGCCAGCAGTCTGTCCAACCTCGGGGAGCTCTGTCAGAAACTGGACTACGCTGTGGGTCCACTGGCTCCAGAG ctGAGCTCTTGTCTGACTGCTCTGATAAAGACAGAGAAGGAGGCAGAGGTGAGGAGAGCTGCTGTCCATGTCATCACTCTGCTGCTGCGAGGCCTCAGCAACAAAACCacccag gtgCTGTGCGACGTTCTCTCTGACCTGTACCGGGCTCTGAAGTGGGTGGTGCGCTCCGACCCGGACGACATCGCGGTGCTTCACGCTCAGTTGGCTCTGCAGGAGCTCGACGACGTCATGAGGACGTTCATCTTCCCCGAACAGAAGCTGCAGAAGAAGATCGTCGTCCTGCCGTAG